In a single window of the Sphingosinicella microcystinivorans genome:
- a CDS encoding L-threonylcarbamoyladenylate synthase, with amino-acid sequence MSGQPDLFGTETALPDAAGLARAAALLRAGEVVALPTETVYGLAADATNAEAVARIYAAKGRPAFNPLIAHVSGVDMAAAHVEVTPLARRLIDAFWPGPLTLVLPKRPESTVAAIVTAGLPTLAVRCPDHPVPQALIAALGRPLAAPSANASGQISATRAEHVLKTLGGRIPLVIDCGACRGGIESTIVAVEAGRLRLLRPGGVPREALEAFAPLTLAGGRIEAPGMMESHYAPSKPLRLEAESARADEFLIGFGPVAGDVSLSPAGDPVEAAARLFDCLHAADASGARAIAVAPVPPEGLGAAINDRLRRAAAPR; translated from the coding sequence GTGAGCGGGCAACCTGATCTTTTCGGCACTGAAACCGCGCTGCCGGACGCGGCGGGCCTTGCGCGCGCCGCCGCGCTGCTGCGCGCCGGCGAGGTCGTCGCGCTCCCCACCGAGACTGTCTACGGCCTCGCCGCCGATGCCACGAACGCCGAAGCCGTCGCCCGCATCTATGCCGCCAAGGGCCGCCCCGCGTTCAATCCGCTGATCGCGCATGTGAGCGGCGTTGACATGGCGGCGGCGCACGTGGAGGTGACGCCGCTCGCCCGCCGCCTGATCGACGCGTTCTGGCCGGGGCCGCTGACGCTCGTCCTGCCGAAGCGCCCCGAAAGCACCGTCGCCGCCATCGTCACCGCAGGGCTCCCGACCCTCGCCGTGCGCTGCCCGGATCACCCGGTGCCGCAGGCCTTGATCGCCGCGCTCGGGCGCCCGCTCGCCGCGCCGTCCGCCAACGCCTCCGGGCAGATCAGCGCGACGCGCGCCGAACACGTCCTCAAGACCCTCGGCGGCCGCATCCCGCTCGTCATCGACTGCGGCGCGTGCAGGGGCGGCATCGAATCGACGATCGTCGCGGTGGAGGCGGGCCGCCTCCGCCTGCTGCGCCCCGGCGGCGTCCCGCGCGAGGCGCTGGAGGCCTTCGCGCCGCTCACGCTCGCGGGCGGCCGCATCGAGGCCCCCGGCATGATGGAGAGCCACTACGCCCCCTCGAAGCCGCTCCGTCTCGAAGCCGAAAGCGCCCGCGCAGATGAGTTCCTGATCGGCTTCGGCCCGGTCGCGGGCGACGTCAGCCTCTCCCCGGCGGGCGACCCGGTCGAGGCCGCCGCGCGTCTGTTCGACTGCCTGCACGCCGCCGACGCCAGCGGCGCGCGCGCCATCGCCGTCGCGCCCGTTCCGCCCGAAGGCCTCGGCGCCGCGATCAACGACAGGCTCCGCCGCGCCGCCGCGCCGCGCTGA
- the aqpZ gene encoding aquaporin Z → MFDLKKLTAELFGTFWLVLGGCGSAVLAAKFPEVGIGLAGVALAFGLTVLTAAFALGPISGGHFNPAVTLGLAAGGRFKWQEAPGYIVAQVVGAILAALLIYTIASGQAGYAGGLASNGYGEHSPGGYSMTAALWTEIVMTFGFLIIILGATAKRASPGFAPIAIGLALTLIHLISIPVTNTSVNPARSTGPALIEGGIALQQLWFFWVYPIVGGLVAGFVYKFLWEE, encoded by the coding sequence ATGTTCGATCTCAAGAAACTGACAGCGGAACTCTTCGGCACCTTCTGGCTCGTCCTCGGCGGTTGCGGCAGCGCCGTGCTCGCCGCGAAATTCCCGGAGGTCGGCATCGGCCTCGCCGGCGTCGCGTTGGCGTTCGGTCTCACCGTGCTCACCGCCGCCTTCGCGCTCGGCCCGATCTCCGGCGGCCACTTCAATCCGGCCGTCACGCTCGGTCTCGCCGCGGGCGGGCGCTTCAAGTGGCAGGAGGCCCCCGGCTACATCGTCGCGCAGGTGGTGGGCGCCATCCTCGCCGCCCTGCTGATCTACACGATCGCGAGCGGGCAGGCGGGCTACGCGGGCGGCCTCGCCTCCAACGGCTACGGCGAGCACTCGCCGGGCGGCTATTCGATGACCGCGGCGCTGTGGACCGAGATCGTGATGACCTTCGGCTTCCTCATCATCATCCTCGGCGCGACGGCAAAGCGCGCCTCGCCGGGGTTCGCGCCCATCGCCATCGGCCTTGCGCTGACGCTCATCCACCTCATCAGCATCCCGGTGACGAACACGTCGGTGAACCCGGCGCGCTCCACCGGCCCGGCGCTCATCGAGGGCGGCATCGCCCTCCAGCAGCTCTGGTTCTTCTGGGTCTATCCGATCGTCGGCGGCCTCGTCGCCGGCTTCGTCTACAAGTTCCTCTGGGAGGAATGA
- a CDS encoding flavin-containing monooxygenase, producing MTEHFDMIVVGAGISGIGAGVHLKKHCPDRSYTILEGRAGIGGTWDLFRYPGIRSDSDMYTLGFNFKPWTDQKAIADGPSILRYLDETAREYGIYEHIRFGHHVEAAAWDSSAARWTVTARADGKPVQFTCNFLYMCSGYYRYEAGYTPHFEGAESFRGRIVHPQHWPQDLDYAGKRVIVIGSGATAVTLVPEMAKAAHVTMLQRSPTYMISRPAEDRLANWLRRWLPPMLAYNIVRWRNVAMQQWVFRLARTKPEKLKKKLLGGVRDLLGPGYDVKTHFTPTYNPWEQRLCLVPDDDLFDAIREGRAEVVTDHIDRFTETGILLKSGKTLEADVIVTATGLDLLFMAGIDVTLDGRKVAFPETYGYKGIMFSGVPNLAVAFGYTNASWTLKADLTSEYLCRVLNHMKETGTDVATPTLDDPDMDSEPWIDFSSGYFKRGLHQFPKQGKTLPWRLNQNYAGDVKMFRHAPVDDGVLRFSKAAGASAQAPEAIAAE from the coding sequence ATGACCGAACATTTCGACATGATCGTCGTTGGCGCCGGCATCTCGGGCATCGGCGCCGGCGTTCACCTGAAGAAGCACTGCCCGGACCGCAGCTACACGATTCTCGAAGGCCGCGCGGGCATCGGCGGCACGTGGGACCTGTTCCGCTATCCCGGCATCCGGTCGGACAGCGACATGTACACGCTGGGCTTCAACTTCAAGCCGTGGACCGACCAGAAGGCGATCGCCGACGGTCCCTCGATCCTCCGCTATCTGGACGAGACCGCGCGCGAATACGGCATCTACGAGCACATCCGCTTCGGCCACCACGTCGAGGCCGCCGCGTGGGACTCGTCCGCGGCGCGCTGGACGGTGACGGCGCGCGCGGACGGCAAGCCCGTGCAGTTCACCTGCAACTTCCTCTACATGTGCTCGGGCTACTACCGCTACGAGGCGGGCTACACGCCGCACTTCGAGGGCGCGGAAAGCTTCCGGGGCCGCATCGTCCACCCGCAGCACTGGCCGCAGGACCTCGACTATGCGGGAAAGCGCGTCATCGTCATCGGATCGGGCGCGACCGCCGTCACGCTCGTTCCCGAAATGGCGAAGGCCGCGCACGTCACCATGCTGCAGCGCTCGCCGACCTACATGATCTCGCGCCCCGCGGAGGACCGCCTCGCCAACTGGCTGCGGCGCTGGCTGCCGCCGATGCTCGCCTACAACATCGTGCGCTGGCGCAACGTCGCCATGCAGCAGTGGGTGTTCCGTCTGGCGCGGACGAAGCCCGAGAAGCTGAAGAAGAAGCTGCTCGGCGGCGTCCGCGACCTGCTCGGCCCCGGCTATGACGTGAAGACGCATTTCACGCCGACGTACAACCCGTGGGAACAGCGGCTTTGCCTCGTTCCCGACGACGACCTGTTCGACGCCATTCGCGAAGGCCGCGCCGAGGTCGTGACCGACCACATCGACCGCTTCACGGAAACCGGCATCCTCCTCAAGTCCGGAAAGACGCTGGAGGCGGACGTCATCGTCACCGCCACGGGCCTCGACCTCCTGTTCATGGCGGGTATCGACGTGACGCTCGACGGGCGGAAGGTCGCGTTCCCCGAAACCTACGGCTACAAGGGTATCATGTTCTCGGGCGTCCCCAACCTCGCGGTGGCGTTCGGCTACACCAACGCCTCGTGGACGCTGAAGGCGGACCTCACCAGCGAATATCTGTGCCGCGTCCTCAACCACATGAAGGAGACCGGCACCGACGTCGCGACGCCGACGCTGGACGACCCGGACATGGACTCCGAGCCGTGGATCGACTTCTCCTCGGGCTATTTCAAGCGCGGGCTTCACCAGTTCCCGAAGCAGGGCAAGACGCTGCCGTGGCGGCTCAACCAGAACTATGCCGGCGACGTGAAGATGTTCCGCCACGCCCCCGTCGACGACGGCGTGCTGCGCTTCAGCAAGGCGGCGGGCGCATCGGCGCAGGCGCCCGAGGCGATCGCGGCGGAGTAG
- a CDS encoding acyl-CoA dehydrogenase family protein, translated as MTLFDDWRARSPFYDETHEAVAQSVRRFVEREIAPHIDAWEDARAIPRSLHRKAAEAGILGLGYPEEYGGHSAGFDVFHNLTQSEELARPGAGGLTASLMTHGIGLPPILAMGSDEMKRRVAPAVLSGEKIIALGITEASGGSDVANIRTRAERVGSRYVVNGGKMFITSGMRADYVTVAVRTGGEGMGGLSLMLIEADMPGFTRTPLEKMGWHCSDTAALYFENVEVPPENLIGPENAGFMGIMRNFNSERLGMAHGACAYARVCLEEAAAWARERETFGKSLVGHQSIRIKLADMARQVSATQAWVDQCAWQVRAGKTRPADFAMLKVQATRMLEAVARDAAQVLGGASYLKGSKVERIYREVRVNAIGGGSEEILLDLAGRQLFAGR; from the coding sequence ATGACGCTTTTCGACGACTGGCGGGCGCGCTCGCCCTTTTACGATGAGACGCACGAGGCGGTGGCGCAGAGCGTGCGCCGTTTCGTGGAGCGCGAGATCGCGCCCCATATCGACGCATGGGAGGACGCGCGCGCCATCCCCAGGAGCCTCCACCGCAAGGCGGCCGAGGCGGGCATTCTCGGTCTCGGCTATCCCGAGGAATACGGCGGCCATTCCGCCGGTTTCGACGTCTTCCACAACCTCACGCAGTCCGAGGAACTGGCGCGGCCCGGCGCGGGCGGGCTCACCGCGAGCCTGATGACGCACGGCATCGGCCTGCCGCCGATCCTCGCGATGGGCAGCGACGAGATGAAGCGGCGTGTCGCGCCTGCGGTGCTTTCGGGCGAGAAGATCATCGCGCTCGGCATCACCGAGGCGTCCGGCGGTTCCGATGTCGCCAATATCCGCACACGGGCCGAGCGGGTGGGGAGCAGATATGTCGTGAACGGCGGCAAGATGTTCATCACCAGCGGTATGCGCGCGGACTATGTGACCGTCGCCGTGCGCACCGGCGGCGAGGGGATGGGCGGCCTCTCGCTGATGCTGATCGAGGCGGACATGCCCGGCTTCACGCGTACTCCGCTCGAAAAGATGGGCTGGCACTGCTCCGACACGGCGGCGCTCTACTTCGAAAACGTGGAGGTGCCGCCCGAGAACCTGATCGGCCCCGAGAACGCCGGTTTCATGGGCATCATGCGCAATTTCAACAGCGAGCGGCTCGGCATGGCGCACGGGGCCTGCGCCTACGCGCGCGTCTGCCTCGAGGAAGCGGCCGCGTGGGCGCGGGAACGCGAGACGTTCGGCAAGTCGCTCGTCGGGCACCAGTCGATCCGCATCAAGCTTGCGGACATGGCGCGGCAGGTGAGTGCGACGCAGGCGTGGGTCGATCAGTGCGCGTGGCAGGTGCGCGCGGGCAAGACCCGGCCCGCCGACTTCGCGATGCTGAAGGTTCAGGCGACGCGGATGCTGGAGGCCGTGGCCCGCGATGCGGCGCAAGTGCTCGGCGGCGCCAGCTACCTCAAGGGCTCCAAGGTGGAACGCATCTACCGCGAGGTGCGCGTCAACGCGATCGGCGGCGGATCGGAGGAGATCCTGCTCGATCTCGCCGGGCGGCAGCTTTTCGCGGGGCGATAG
- the msrA gene encoding peptide-methionine (S)-S-oxide reductase MsrA, with amino-acid sequence MSTETAILAGGCFWCVEAIYDDLQGVSAVESGYIGGRTANPTYREVCGGDTDHAEAIRIRFDPLVVSYADLLDIFFHVHDPTTPNRQGNDVGTQYRSAIFPQDDSQRTAAEAAIVKAAALWPDPVVTTIESGTWYPAEDYHQEYYARTGDTTPYCNFVVGPKVRKFREKYADRLKSRG; translated from the coding sequence ATGTCCACCGAAACCGCGATCCTCGCAGGCGGATGCTTCTGGTGCGTGGAAGCGATCTACGATGATCTTCAAGGTGTTTCCGCGGTCGAATCCGGCTACATCGGCGGCCGGACGGCGAATCCGACCTACAGGGAGGTCTGCGGCGGCGATACCGACCACGCCGAGGCGATCCGCATCCGCTTCGATCCATTGGTCGTGAGCTACGCGGACCTGCTCGACATCTTCTTCCACGTCCACGACCCGACGACGCCCAACCGGCAGGGGAACGACGTCGGCACGCAGTACCGCTCGGCGATCTTTCCGCAGGACGATTCGCAGCGGACGGCGGCCGAGGCGGCGATCGTGAAGGCGGCGGCGCTGTGGCCGGACCCGGTGGTGACGACCATCGAGAGCGGCACATGGTATCCGGCCGAGGACTATCACCAGGAATATTATGCGCGGACCGGCGACACGACGCCCTACTGCAACTTCGTCGTCGGCCCCAAGGTCCGGAAATTCCGGGAGAAATACGCCGACCGCCTCAAAAGCCGAGGTTGA